The following coding sequences are from one Candidatus Zixiibacteriota bacterium window:
- a CDS encoding polymer-forming cytoskeletal protein — MAEPLRPADLGAFLGPGTKVNGKLFFDGPATIEGEVEGEIVAQANVNVGQQATVKGKISAASVLVQGKVLADIVAEKKLEIQPPGSVVGDVNTQSLIIGDGAVLEGHVSMKKEGRVLPLRHDVKREGTS; from the coding sequence ATGGCCGAACCACTGAGGCCCGCCGACCTCGGCGCCTTTCTGGGCCCGGGAACCAAAGTCAACGGAAAGCTTTTTTTCGACGGCCCGGCCACCATCGAGGGCGAGGTGGAGGGGGAGATCGTCGCTCAAGCCAACGTCAACGTCGGCCAGCAAGCGACGGTGAAAGGAAAGATCAGCGCCGCCTCCGTCCTGGTACAGGGCAAGGTGCTGGCGGACATCGTGGCCGAAAAGAAGCTGGAAATCCAGCCGCCTGGCTCGGTCGTGGGCGACGTGAATACGCAAAGCCTGATTATCGGCGACGGTGCCGTGCTCGAAGGCCACGTCTCGATGAAAAAAGAAGGCCGGGTTCTCCCGTTGCGTCACGACGTAAAGAGGGAGGGCACCTCCTGA
- a CDS encoding response regulator, which produces MTKKSILIVDNKPRESAYLQKQLEIAGFDTFVARTGEGAIQALQEKTPHLVLLDAGLSDMDGLEVVSFIRNDPKTYRIPVVAMSALPHVKDRSIEAGCDDFLSKPVRALDVITRLRRLTRT; this is translated from the coding sequence ATGACCAAGAAATCAATCCTGATCGTGGACAACAAGCCGCGCGAGAGCGCCTATCTCCAGAAGCAACTGGAGATCGCCGGCTTCGATACGTTTGTGGCGAGGACAGGTGAGGGCGCCATCCAGGCGCTCCAGGAAAAGACCCCTCACCTGGTCTTGCTGGACGCCGGTCTGTCGGATATGGACGGGCTCGAAGTGGTCAGCTTTATCCGCAACGACCCGAAGACCTATCGCATACCTGTCGTGGCGATGAGCGCCCTGCCGCACGTCAAGGACAGGTCGATCGAAGCCGGCTGCGACGATTTTCTCTCCAAGCCGGTCCGGGCTCTCGACGTGATCACCAGGCTCAGGCGGCTTACCCGAACCTGA
- a CDS encoding helix-turn-helix domain-containing protein: protein MARSMRQQRTFLTTKEVARYLRVNPYTVYRLVSQKKLPAYKVGSQWRFKRAVLDQWLSSRLNTPLHH from the coding sequence GCAGCAGCGGACGTTTCTCACCACCAAGGAAGTGGCGCGCTATCTGCGCGTCAATCCCTATACCGTTTACCGGCTGGTATCCCAGAAAAAGCTGCCCGCCTACAAGGTCGGCTCTCAATGGCGGTTCAAGCGGGCGGTGCTCGACCAGTGGCTGAGCAGCCGGCTGAACACGCCGCTCCACCACTGA